GCGGTAACAGTCAATGTAGTGGTTTAACCGGCACTGCAAACATAGCAAGCATGCAATTCTAAATGTACTTGGAGTATGTACATGTAATAATCTCATCTTTATCTTGCAATCACAAATTCACGAAGTGCAATTCGTTAGTAGTGCCATTCGCAGAAAATCGTGTTGTTCAAGTAAGTTTACAATGCGAAATAAAGcttatgtgtgtgtgttgtcaTACAGATGCGCTGAGCAATTGCCACCTGTGCAGCATATTATGCGGTGAGCAAGTTCTTGAAGTTGCCATAAACTATATAGTTTTAACCAAACATGATCTGAATGGGCAACCAGCTGACACTAGAAATTATGTACGTTCTCAGCTTGCTCAATCAAGGCTGATGGCTTTGCCATCAATACCATGGGAATCAAACACTTCCATTATCGGACCACTTCTAGGCAATACCTGTGTGACACTACACGCCCAATAACAGTGCCAACACATTCAACCTATCAAATCGAGGGAAACATTCAAAACCCTGTGCAGTACTCTATCGCGAATCACTGCTGGACACAAGTTGGCATCGGAATCCCGAAGCCATCCCTCAGTCAAGTTTTTGTTGCACAGCAAGCAGCTGTAGTATGGGaaccaggagctggaagccatctTGGATGTAGGTGTTGCTATTTGAGGCCTGCAACAGAAAATTTTACCATGAGGTGCACAGTGGGTGCTTACAATTGAATTGTAGCGTTCAATTTTGGCACAAGTCTATAACAAATGGGTAGCTGTGAAAACTTTCTTAAATGATGCCGTAACACGGGAGTTACAGGAATTTGAGATACAATGAAAGCCGACACTCGCTTGAGTTTTTCCTTTATTACGCTTCGTTCACAGCTCGTCTCTCCTCCTATCCCAGTGCTCCCCTCACCGTGTGTGGAGGAAGAGCAGCAGCCTCACATGCCTACAGGCAGACGAACAGCACTTTTTGTGGACGACATGTCCACACATGAATGGTTATGACAGTACCCATGCTGAGGCTACTGAAGGGCCCGGAAAAGGACAAGGGATTGTTCTTCAAATTTACAGTGCGCCCGTGCCTTGAGCCACTGTTGTGTCTGTCATTGTTGATAGCGACAGTATTCTGAACTCGATGCACATCTACTTGAACCATTAAAAATTATCGGAGGCGACATTAAGGGCCTTCTAAACTGCAAGGTAGCATACTTATACAATCTTCTGTTGCATTGCCCAGCTTTAGTGCATGTATCTTGCAAAAATGACAAATGCTTTCCGTGGCAACTACACAGAACAAATTCTGGCTGTAGTTAACCCTTTACTGTTAGTCATGCAGTGTGGACATGCTAATTCCCTGCTATACTGCATGGCAATGTACTGGAAGCATGTCATTGCTGCTTAAGCTTTCTTCGTGTTCATCTTGAAAGATGTGTACATTAGACTACACCCCCCAAAAAATGGTGCACTATTCACTAATCTTTACATTAACATGACAAGTCTGACAAATGCATAAGAAATTTGAATCGTAAGCTATGCATAAAATTTGGTTCTCCCAAGTTTTAATTAGCTATATACGCAAAAAATTGTAACTTGGGTTGACATATTCAGAATTTTAAAACTACTTGGGAAGTTTTATATACGAAATGCATTCTTATTCCTGGTTTGTAACAATGAATGGTTTCAACAGCAGCGCTGTGTACTAGAAGAGCACTGATTCTTAATGCATTGAACATATAGGGTGACCACCTGAGCTACACAGTGCTTATGTTGTTTCTAACAAGTAGATAGAAGCCTCAGCATGGAAATTATTTTTTGGAGAAGCTGACTTCTGGACGTGATAAAAATCCTGGCTCTGAAAAAAAGCAATTTTCCACCTCACAATTAAAACGATATTACTAGTCTCAAATCTGTGAGGCAATGAGCTGTGTGACTTTCTATCCAAGCGTCCCAATTGGTCTCACAGCCATCTTCTTTtgcgagaaagaaaaagcaagacTGTCTTCACTAACAGCTTACCTCCAAATAGATATTCGTAATCAATGGCGTCACTGAGTCTGGGTCTTCCGAGTCATCCTGTGAAAACACAAGAATGTGCTGTGTTTCATATTCTGCACGTCGCTTGTACTACTAGAGTAATGGAACTGGTTGACATACCGCTGCTGTGTTGAGGCAGCGACCGCATTGGGCAGACAGGATGGCCACTTCAGTGCAAAGCACCGCAGTCAGGCTGACGGGCGAAATAGATGCAAACATATAGTGAACGTCTTGAAATGAGTTGCACATTCCTGTCATAAAATCGCTTACATTCTAACACAACCATTGACTTAAATAGGCCTTGCACACGTGAAGTCCTTTAGTTCCAGTACAGCCGCACATTTCAACAATTTGCTTGTTTGCATGAACAAACCGTTCCTCTAAATAGTTTTCTAAACATGGTTCCACAATAAATGCCAATTTCAGCCCTATATAGACATGACAATTTTGTCTTAATGAATCGCTTTTCAAGTTTAAAGACTGCGACTGACTGATAGTGTTGACAACTTCTTTACAAAATGAAAAGTGAATTTATGCATTTGACATTTACATAAATTCAGATCACTTGCTAATCCCATGTTCTTCTACAGGTGCCATACATCTGATCAAAGCACACAAAGGATGTGCATAGCTGCTCAGTTGATGTCAATGCCAATTACTCGCTACTGCCAACACTTATAGCCTAACAGTGTGAAGGACAGCAATAGATGCATTAAATGATGGTGGAGAGAACACACCCTGTGAGTTGACTAGCGTAGTGCATGGGCGTCCGGTCAGGTGTAGACTTCACGAGTAGAAGTTCAGCAACCTTGTGGTACAGCTCCATGGTTTTTGCTGTCATTTCGGCCAGGGTCTCAATGCCTCGCCTGTAAATTTCCTACAGAGAAATGAGATCAAGCCAAGTCACATCCTTGATTGCAGTGCCTATAAAGTGTCTATCATGCAGACAGCTCAGTCAAAGTCAAGGGTTCTAGTCGCAGCCAAGGATTCTAACTATAGGCAAGCAtttcaacaatttttcagtgTTACATAGACTGACTGTTAACACAACGAATGATCGAAGTATCCGAGCCCAACACGGTTAAAGATTCGTTTGGTCTCCTTTCTTGGCAATTCTACCTTTATTAAATTCTCGATTGTCGGCAGTGCGTTTGTACAAAAAGATCAATGAATGCCCATTTTACATGTTTGCATTCTCCTTTTGTATATTCTAGAATACTGggccgtcatttttttttttcgttgctaagACCAAAGTGATGCTACAACATAAATCGAGTGCACCATTACCTTTGCATCCACCTTTTCCCCTTTTTCCTGTCGTTCTGTGCAGTCTCGAAGCCACTCTCTCACTTCAAGGTCAGTCTGCACAAGAGTCAGCAATGCACATATAGCATTAAAATGCTTTTGTTGTTTCATTTTGCATGCTTTTATGAAATTACTACATATGGTAATTATTTGAGAGAAACATTTTCATGTGTGCGTGTACGGCTTTAGCATGAATAATAGTGCAAAAAAGAAGCACTAAACTAAAGTGCACATCTGTGCCAGTGTTGAAGAGCGAGAATGCATCTTATAAAACAGTGGCTGAACTGCCACATTTTGCACTAACTCACTTTGCCCTTTTGACAGGTGTATCAATGCAGCAACAGTTTGAACCAAGGTGCACACCATAGCTATGGTATTGATGTAATTATCCGAATGCTGAAAGGTGCTAcgaaaaacaacaacactgaTTTTATTGAAACCTAAATCTAAGACATGAACTAACACAAGGCAGTGCCCTGGCACATGCAACATACGCAGTACAGTCTCTATTCTGGGCTTTATATGCAAGCCACGCCGAAAATTAGGTCTGTTTTACATGCTCCTTTGAAATCCGCACTTTCACCCACGAAGGTACATGCCTCTCTGTCATTTAAAGACATTTTGCTGCTGTTCATTCATTGGCTACTACAGTGGCTCGAAATCACAAATGTGCCCAACAACACTGCTCACCTCTTTCAGTTTCTCCCCTCTAAGGTTGAGGCCAATTTCGGAAAGGTGGCCCGTCACCAACTTTTCAAACTCTTGTTCAAGCTCATCATCTGCAATGAAGAATGGGGAAAAGGCCAATGTATTAGGCTGTACTTCTTAGAATGTGGAAAGGTGGTTGGTTCAAAAGGAAGCAACAGATCCTTGGCTCATCGGTGTTCCTTTCCAAATAAGTGAACACAAAATTGTGCAATGGTGAAAACAAATGCATGCTGCGAAACTACAGGTCATCCTTGAATTTTCTCCACTTCAAAGGTGGAGAAGATTCAAGGATGACCTGAAGAGTTCTGCGATAGTTTCAAAAGGCAAAGCAGTGCCAAGATTATATGCCAAGAGCATAGAGATTGCTACTATATCATTGTATGAAACTATATGGCCAAGAGCATCTACGCCGAAAGTGTGCGACATAGATGTGTCACCAAGATAGTGGAGCATTCCAGTAGCACTTTAATGCCGCACCTGGAGTATCGTCAGTCGCAGGCAGGCTCTCACAAGTCCTCTTTATTTTTTCGAGCAAGGCATCCAGTTCAGCCCTCTCCTCTTCCCGAGCTTCCATCAGTTTCTGCTGTACAGCTGTCTTCCGCTCTCCGCACAGCATTTCTAGTGCTTCCAGATGCACAAGACCTGTAATACAATAAGGTACCTATAAGTTCTTACTTCTCTATTTACTTACAATACCACATTTTTGTAGCTGTTTATAGCCTGATAATCATTAAAATTATCAAGGTTAACTGGCAGTGAACCCATTTCAATAGAAAAAAGTCTTTGCAAGCGAAGAGCCTTTAAAGGCTCTCTTTAGGGCCTGGCCTTTCGTTCAACACAAGAAAACGACATAAAAAATTCTCATCTTAGAACCCCTTCAAACACGGCGAGCAATGCAACGGGATCATCAATGAAGCTCAATATTTGGACTTCCAGCTTTTTTTTTGGTGCTGTGGCCTCACACTGTTGTGCTCACCTTGGTGCTCATCGAAAAGCTTGCTGTAGTTGACCACTTCCTCGGCTTCCTCGGCTTTTCTCTCCTCGGCTTCTTTTTCGGCCTTCATCTTTGCCTCACGCAGCACCTAAACGACAAAGTCAACAACGCATTGAATGATTGTTGCAAAAAGTGTAAAAAAGTGCTTTTGATTTAGAGATGTCAACTCTGCCATGAAAAGCTCTTCTTCAGAGGTGGTAGTGTTAGTAGTAGCAGGTAGTGTAGAATGACTGAACTAAATGAAATGCAAGCATCGGAAAATTTCACTTTGTCTGAATTTAGCAGTCATACCTCTGCAAATCATTGAGTCACTGCATTCGGAGCGAAAAAAACTTGAACTCGCAATTCCAAATGGAGTTTCACATTTTCCCTGTCTAAGCAAGCTGTTTTGCTCAACACAAGAGGTCGGCATGCTACCCTACCTCGGAGAGACTTGTCTTTTCTTCAAACATGCCTCTTTTCTTTCGCAAGCCAGGGTCTCCTTCGGTCAGGATGTCCATGGTCTTCTTGCCGATCATCTCCAGTGTGTCAAGACCGCCACTCAGCACTTTAGAACCCTGAAGTAAGTGGACGCAAATGCATAATCAATGTACAAAGGACAGTGAGTATTTGAAAAATGCTTTTTATCATTACTTGAGAGACCGATTACCAAGGTACTGTTACGCTAATCAGCTATCTGTCACATAAAGCAGCATAGTACCTGAGAAACATGGAGAGACTCGCAGCAGAGGCAAAGCTGAGCGCATAAAAGCACCCATGTTGTGAACTCCTGCCTCATGAAATGTAGGTCTCAATAGTACACAATCGAATGAGCCAATGAAAGGAACAAtaccacagcttttttttttttcaggtgtcaTTAACATTTGCAATCTAGCAGTCAATAGTTTACATATTTTAAGAGCAATGGTTCTTAAGAACATAGACCACCTGATCTATTTGCCGTGAAGAGGGTTAATTGAATTTGTCTTATTTTTGGTATAACTTCATACCTCTGCTAGCTTTCTTTTCATTCTAAATGCTTTGCCGTTCCAACACTTGAGACAGTAACAGCTAATTTGAAGAAGCATTTACAAAAAGGCAACTGCACTCTCCACATTTTAATGACTACAGCATGCCTGACTACAGCTACGGTAATCATTATAGCCAAAATATTTACACACTATAATGGCATTCATAATCAATGGTTTCAATCTCATAAAATTCTTTTGGCTGATCTACACACAAATCCCTCATGCTGTCTTGAACTTATCACTCATGTCTGCTCATATCTGTATTCCCACTGCTTATGCAACAGCATTTAATATTGCAACAGTGTTAACGCCGTATTCAAGAGATAATTAATCAAACTAAACTTTATACAGGGCAGATAAAGTGGTAGAAATACTTATAACCCAATTAGTTTGATCAGAGCACCTAAGACTTTAATAAGGAGCAGTGGATAACTATGGCGATCTGAAATGCGGTCCAAAGCATTAACTTACAGTGGCTTCAACGGCTTTGGCGATAGCTGAGACACCACTGAAGATACCACCTACTCCTGGACTGTCGTGCTTATCCTCAGTCTGAGGAGCCTTGGACTGGTCTGCAATGTGGATTCAGAGAGCACAATATTTAGTTCCATTTCTACTCAACCAACTTTCAATTTAATAAACACGAATACATCAAATGATTGACTCTAGTGAGCTAAACATAAATCTTTTCTTTTGATGATGTTCCCAGGTATCGTGATAACTAACAATGGATGTAACGAAGCTATATTTAGGTAAACACAACACTTCTATAACAAAGTTCAAAATAACAGACTAGAGCATGAGCTCTGTGAGACATTTTCATTTTCACAAACATATCCAATACTCTCTACATAACACTTTAATACTTACTTGTATTAGTGACAGCAATGAACTTGTCATGTAGGGCAAGAAGGTTCCCTTATTTTAACATTAATCGTGGTAGACTAGTACATACCTGCGTCAGAAGTGACTTGAGCCGAGGAGGCATCTGGCTGCGTTTCGAGTTTTGCACTTTCCAGTTCCTGAGCAAGTTCTTCTGGATTTGGAGCACCGAGGGTTGACTCCACAGTCTCGATGACAGTTCCAATTCCCTGTGCTAGAGTTGACAGTTCACAAACAAACatatttaaggggagatgcgattaaaaggaaaaaaataataatcttTAGCCTAGGGCAATCAAATTTCTTGCTCTATATTTAgacttttatgctgatttcaaacaTTCAATCAGTTTTATAGTAAGTTACACAGTTGTCATTTTATGCCATGACGATGTGTTAAGTATAGTTCGTTTTGTACTTTTTATGCCATTATACTTTTATGATTCTAAGCCATTATTCATTCATATTGCTCTACATTAACTGCAGAATGCAAATGACTATCAAGaaaatgcatatttttttttaaacctgcgtttttcgactcgcatcttcccTTAACCCCTATATGCCTAAACTTAGGAAAATTAAAAAAACTAATTAATTTCTTTAAAATGATTGTTTTTACGACCTCAGAAAACAGAATAAagcttttatttttaaaaaaattctttCGAACAATGGTTTTGGCACCGTCCTACATGTGGGACACCTATGTTTGACACATCGTGAACAAAAAAACATTAGCGCCTATCACTTTCACACGTAAGTTACTGCACACCCAATAACTGatgaaaaattgaaaaatatATCAGCAGCATCGAGAATGATTGGACTctatattactttttttttcgcggtatGGCACTCAGTTACACGCACGTGAAATAACCATTTTGTGACTGCAAGGACGTGGCTATTTCTAGGCTGATGATCACCTAGACTTGCATGTGACGAGAGCAGGGCATCATAAAGACACCTTAAGTGGTGCTACCTTTCTTACAGAAAAAAACATTAaagttaaaccgaaaagtttcaCTGTCCTGCGTGTTGGACACTAGGCATATATGGGTTAAGGAAGTTGGTAAGCAGTATACCTCTAAGTATGCTTTACACATCAGTTAACATTTATTCAATCCAGAATTAATTATTCCAGAATCCATGGAACATGTGCTAAAGCCAACTCATGCGCTTTGGCAGGTGTGTACCTAGCACTTGTGAAACACGTATAATGCGATAATTCATGTCTATGTGTACCACCACGCTGATCTACATGTTGGAAATGCTTATCCCTACGGGCACATTGCGATTTCGTGCAGTGCCTGTCGCGTGTGTCCTTGACAGTACTCAATATCAATGCATGAAGGGTGTGTAGTTGTCTCTGTTCTGTTGAACAGGGAAACGATCCCCAAGTCTGTCTGAACTTCTTATCAATGAGTGGACAGCTTTCTCATAGTTTAATCAAAAGATAGATGAACTTCCCAGTGTTCACTTACAGACTTGGTTCGTGAAGGTGCTTACAGATGTTGCAGCTGTAGACAGAATGGATGATCCCCACTTTCCAAACCCCCAGTTGATCGGTGAGCTCTGCAAAGCAGGTTAATCATAGAATACAGATAAAATGGGAATAGACAGGGATAACATGGAATAGTCTACAAAACCGTATTTACACATTTTTGCAATAAGGCATCATCATGTCTGATTATATGCACACTGCGATGTGTAATAAGCAAATACACTTCGTTTTTACCTCCCCATAGTCCTAATACATTCATAACTAATATAAGTATGCCATCTATAGGATCTACGAGTTCTTATAAGACAGTCAAAAATACAAGCTCACATGTCAAAAGCATTTATACTGCACTTtgatgaaatgtaaggtaacctCAGTATGAATGTGAATGCGTAAGAATGCATGCGAGTACGGGAAAAGCCCAATACATATAAAACGAGCTAGAAATTGTCTTGATCGTGTTGTTAACTGGCAAACCACACAAGCTGTATAATCAGTGTGCACTGGCAACAAAGATAACAAGGAATCATCTTGACAATTACTTGGTCAAAATGTTTATCGTAACTTGGATAGCGATTGATGTTTGATTTCTGACAAGGATGACAAAAAATTGGTTTGCGAGTATCTCTACATGTTGTACAAGTTATTTATGCCAAGTGACAacgttttgctcttttttttttttttcgccatagcgAATATATTCGTCTCGTCCTGTATACGAGCCCTAGCTTCGTCCTAGTAAATTTAACGCACGCTGGAATGATTCCTGCAGTTAATTGCAACTATAATAATTATATACGGCGTGACACTTCACAATTTTTGCTTTTCACCTCCTCAAACTTCGAAATAAAGATCTGCGAAGCGACGTTACCTTCTCATCCCTAGAAGCAACCTGCGCGAGGCGCTCTAGGACACCCATCTCCTTAGCTGGTGGCGTCTCTGCCGCATCGTCTTTACTCTTCGTTTCGGAGCCAGTCTTGGCGTCGTTGTCGGCGGCCGCAGCGTTCCGCTTCTCGCTCGCACCATCGCTTTGAGCGGCGTTGCCGACTTCGGGAAACGATCCGTCCCCCTTGGCTTTGCAGTCGGGCGGCTCGGTCTCTTTGATCTCACCCAGCCTCTCGGACGTCGTTCGCCCGCGCTTCTTCGGCTTCGATTCGTCCACATCCTCGTCGGCACTTTCGAAAGCCTCCTCAGACTCGGACATCTGAAACAAAACGTGCGGAAATGCTCCGAATAACTGAGCCACCTGCGTCGGATGAAGCGAAATCTCAACAAGTGATGCTAAGCATCGCTGCATCGTCTTCTCTCTGCGTGTCTGCACTGAAACCCCGCGTAACGCGGGCATGCCACTCAAGTTAAAGTTATTACTCGGGGAAAGACAGCGCGTCGCATCGTTGATGATGTCCAGTATAAACCTCATGGCGACACGTCAATTCCAACCCGCTGCAGCATCCGCAGTTTTGGTTAGCGAGCATACGGGTGGCGATCGCGGGCGCTCCGCGAAAGGAACGTTAGTGGTGATCCTACCTTTTCTTTCGTCTGAACGAGGGCTTCTGTCAAAAATGAAGGCGAGTACGATGGCAGTTGGACCTGCGAAGCGCGAGTCCGTTATTTCCTGCACTTTCTAATGCGGCTCTTGCTCTTCTGCTGTTGCGCCAAATGGCGCAGTGCTGCCCCATTACGGACGATTAGAAAAACAGGCTGGGGTCTCAAGACCGCCCTGCCCTCGTGCTAACCCGTGCATCCGGTTGTATCTGTAATTTTCCAAACTGCATGATCAAACCCCGTGTGTTTCACAATTAACAGCTGCGCGCCGCAAGTTGCGGCACAGCCTCTTTCTTTGCATCGGAGAGGCTCACGTGGCCGCGGAGACATATATTAAAAGACGGAGAGCGGAGTGAGATGGTGCGGAAACAGAAGCCGCTCCATGTGAACACCCGCTTCGCATGTTGCCGCAGGGAAACGTGCCAGTTGGGGGCGCGGGCTGGCGCGGGAatttccgcccccccccctcccccgcaccTATGCCCCTCAAGGGCCAACGTATTCAAAACATACATAGCGCTCACGTTCACCTTATTTTCCTCCCTGAAGAAAGAAACTTACTCATTGCGAGTGCCCCTCCACTCCCTCCAGATcgaaaaaaaagaatgtgttgcTTTTGTACGTTACTGCTTAAATATCTTGGTCTCTTTTATCTTAATGGCAGCTTCAAATACTTTATTGAATGTGTTATATGTATTGGATGGCACGTACTAGTGTGCGTATGTTCACAGAAACAATTGATGTTTCTCAAGTGCTTTagagggtgcacgttaaagagccgcacgccctccactacgccgtctctcataatcatatggtggtcttgagatgttaaaccccacgtattattatctttattattattactactagtagtagtaatagtagtagtagtagtagtagtagtagtagtagtagtagtagtagtagtagtattcagTGGCATACCAACTCCGCGAGTGGGGGCAAACATAAGCATACCTAATTCGTCcctggagtgtgtgtgtgtgtgtttcgacaggagggcctgccttcgtcgaGGAATACAGGGTACACGCAAAAACACATTTTTGAAATAAATGAGTACGGCAGAGGCCCCTAACATGTGCCTAACTATTATCGTCTTAGATATGGCATATATCGTGTCACTATCAATAAACATAAGCATTTGGGCGATATCTTTATGACTGCATGAAAAAATTGTGAGCAAGACGCAGTTTTCTACTACAAATTATGGGGTACGTGCAAAAACATGCAAACGGACAATGCTCCATGGGATATATACCAACGTTGTCACGTATATATATGATGGTGGGAGATGTTGATTGatatatgtggtttaacgtcccaataccactatatgattatgagagacgctgtagtggagggctccagaaaccacctggggttctttaacatgcacccaaatctgagcatacaagcctacaacatttccgcctccatcggaaattcagccgccacagccgggattcgatcccgcgacctgcggggctgGTGGGAGATGTGTATAGAGGATTCGTGGATTGCGCGATCATTTCCGAGCAAACACCTCTAACATCACACCAGTTTGTGGATATGGGAGAAATTTTTTATGCATCATCTCACAACTCTCCGCATAAATACAATTAGCTCGTCTTTGCCGAGAAAGAGAGGAATAAGTagcgctgcacgtgtgtgcttctttgctgtaAGAGTTGTATGTGGAGATATACAACTCAATTGAAGTTGAATGAAAATGGACTAGCTCGACTCTTGATTAAGTCTACTTAGTGCAAAAAACCACGGACTTTTACTATCTCCCTGGTTCGTGGGATCAAGTTTCTGGGAAAGAATATAAGCTCTGATTTTCCCACTGCTTGAATCCGTTGCTTTATTCGTCACCACTTTGCAAGCTGCTGCCATCGTTGCAAGGTGCCATAAGCAAATCTGATCACGGATTTGGCTGCTCGGAGACCGAAGGGCATacctttcatttatttttttgctgtttcagTACGGCAAAACCAAACATTGAAACAAATTCATCACACTCATAGGCTCACAGCAGCTTcaacagagcagcggtgatgctATTCCTTTTTTACGGAAGAAAATTATTTGCGTAAAGCAGCAAGTGGTGTTTCACTGGTCCATATAATCATTGCTCATTTCTATCTGTAGCTGCATCAGCCaggcacagcagaataaaagcatgagcCAGTGATGCAATCCTATAGGGCCCTGTTCAGGGTTAGCCTGCTCTGCAGTTCTACAGCACAAGCCGCGAAAGCGTCGTACAGTGGTCTGCACCGCAAAGAGCCTACTAGGAAAATTTTCACTGCGGAATTGCTGGAAATATTCCATTATATGTAACATTTTCTCGTAATATTTTCATCTCCTCATAACATCATAACTGAGTAATTACTGTGGTCAAAGAAAATATCATtgttattatgtggggtttaacgtcccaaaaccgccatatgattatgaaagatgccgtagtagagggctccggaaattttgaccacctgcatggggttctttaacgtgcacccaattctgaacacacgggcctacattttcgcctccattgaaaatgcagccgccgcagtcgggattcgatcccgcgacttgcgggtcagcagccaagtaccttatatagccactaaaccaccgcggcggggctcaaggAAAAGATCGTCTtagttgttggtttccccagcctGCAGCCAACATTGACCATTGTCAGAAGTGG
The nucleotide sequence above comes from Rhipicephalus microplus isolate Deutch F79 chromosome 2, USDA_Rmic, whole genome shotgun sequence. Encoded proteins:
- the LOC119170098 gene encoding protein FAM114A2: MSESEEAFESADEDVDESKPKKRGRTTSERLGEIKETEPPDCKAKGDGSFPEVGNAAQSDGASEKRNAAAADNDAKTGSETKSKDDAAETPPAKEMGVLERLAQVASRDEKSSPINWGFGKWGSSILSTAATSVSTFTNQVSQGIGTVIETVESTLGAPNPEELAQELESAKLETQPDASSAQVTSDADQSKAPQTEDKHDSPGVGGIFSGVSAIAKAVEATGSKVLSGGLDTLEMIGKKTMDILTEGDPGLRKKRGMFEEKTSLSEVLREAKMKAEKEAEERKAEEAEEVVNYSKLFDEHQGLVHLEALEMLCGERKTAVQQKLMEAREEERAELDALLEKIKRTCESLPATDDTPDDELEQEFEKLVTGHLSEIGLNLRGEKLKETDLEVREWLRDCTERQEKGEKVDAKEIYRRGIETLAEMTAKTMELYHKVAELLLVKSTPDRTPMHYASQLTGLTAVLCTEVAILSAQCGRCLNTAADDSEDPDSVTPLITNIYLEASNSNTYIQDGFQLLVPILQLLAVQQKLD